A genomic segment from Stappia indica encodes:
- the flgB gene encoding flagellar basal body rod protein FlgB — protein sequence MSVSDLPLFQALKSKMQWHQSRQGVLAENVANSDTPGFRGKDLEEFTFDKALASRTVGLATARTSSAHIVGSMMRESGGAERDDASGFEITPDGNTVVLEEQMMKVTANQMDYQTVASLYQKGLGLIRTALSRNG from the coding sequence ATGTCGGTCTCGGACCTGCCGCTGTTTCAGGCGCTCAAGTCGAAGATGCAATGGCATCAGAGCCGGCAGGGCGTGCTGGCCGAGAACGTCGCCAATTCCGATACGCCCGGCTTCCGGGGCAAGGACCTCGAGGAGTTCACCTTCGACAAGGCTCTGGCCAGCCGTACGGTCGGCCTCGCGACGGCCCGCACCAGCAGTGCCCATATCGTCGGCTCGATGATGCGCGAGAGCGGCGGCGCGGAGCGCGACGATGCCAGCGGTTTCGAGATCACGCCGGACGGCAACACGGTGGTGCTCGAGGAGCAGATGATGAAGGTGACGGCCAACCAGATGGACTACCAGACGGTTGCCTCGCTCTACCAGAAGGGGCTCGGCCTCATCCGTACCGCTCTGTCGCGCAACGGCTGA
- the fliR gene encoding flagellar biosynthetic protein FliR: MSFDISLLPQVALLFMLLFARLGTMLMLMPALGEGSIPPNIRLAVALLLTLVFYPVAAPLYSVDATMPLPRIGVLLASEFAIGFFVGLGARLITYVLSIAGMIIANQSGLAFAMATDPTMDGQQGAVIGSFLSLLGITLIFAFDLHYLVIAAMNDSFRLFPPGSGMPVGDMAELATMLTAELFSIAIRIAAPFIVVGLVFYFGLGLLNKLMPQMQIFFIAMPLNIAIGGLMLFALLVTMMMWYLSHFETALGRFIAG, encoded by the coding sequence ATGAGCTTCGATATTTCCCTTCTTCCCCAGGTGGCGCTGCTGTTCATGCTGCTCTTCGCCCGGCTCGGCACGATGTTGATGCTGATGCCGGCCCTGGGGGAGGGGTCGATTCCGCCGAATATCCGTCTGGCGGTGGCGCTGTTGCTGACGCTGGTCTTCTATCCCGTCGCTGCGCCGCTCTATTCGGTCGATGCGACCATGCCGCTGCCTCGCATCGGCGTGCTGCTGGCGTCCGAATTCGCGATCGGCTTTTTCGTCGGTCTGGGAGCGCGGCTGATCACCTATGTCCTGTCCATCGCCGGCATGATCATCGCCAACCAGTCGGGCCTTGCCTTCGCCATGGCCACCGATCCGACGATGGACGGCCAGCAGGGCGCGGTGATCGGCTCCTTCCTGAGCCTGCTGGGCATCACGCTGATCTTCGCCTTCGACCTGCACTATCTGGTGATTGCCGCGATGAACGACAGCTTCCGCCTGTTTCCGCCCGGGAGCGGCATGCCCGTCGGCGACATGGCGGAGCTCGCCACGATGCTGACGGCGGAGCTGTTCTCGATCGCGATCCGCATCGCCGCGCCCTTCATCGTGGTCGGGCTCGTTTTCTATTTCGGGCTCGGCCTGCTCAACAAGCTGATGCCGCAGATGCAGATCTTCTTCATCGCGATGCCGCTCAACATCGCCATCGGAGGGTTGATGCTCTTCGCCCTGCTGGTGACGATGATGATGTGGTATCTGTCGCATTTCGAGACGGCGCTCGGCCGGTTCATCGCGGGGTAG
- the fliE gene encoding flagellar hook-basal body complex protein FliE: MSTPSIAATAYRMTSALAGANQDTSVKTSSTPTPDFANMVKSAVEEVVDQGRGADKQTLALTEGKANVVDVVTAVAETEVALETLVSVRDRVISAYQEIMRMPI; the protein is encoded by the coding sequence ATGTCCACGCCGTCGATCGCCGCCACCGCCTACCGCATGACGTCCGCGCTTGCGGGTGCGAATCAGGATACAAGTGTTAAGACTTCGTCGACGCCGACGCCGGACTTCGCCAACATGGTCAAGTCGGCCGTCGAGGAGGTGGTCGATCAGGGCCGAGGCGCAGACAAGCAGACGCTGGCGCTGACCGAAGGCAAGGCGAATGTCGTCGATGTCGTCACTGCGGTCGCCGAGACCGAGGTGGCCCTGGAAACGCTCGTTTCGGTCCGTGATCGCGTGATCTCCGCCTATCAGGAAATCATGCGCATGCCGATCTGA
- the flgC gene encoding flagellar basal body rod protein FlgC: protein MDFVKSIFIAATGLKAQNGRMRIIAENIANADSTGRTPQEDPYRRKIPTFSAELDRNIKAEVVELGPVEFDRSDFKTRYEPGHPAADERGYVRTPNVNTLVEMVDMREAQRSYEANLNLISATRRMLQKTIEILRA, encoded by the coding sequence GTGGATTTCGTCAAGTCGATCTTCATCGCCGCAACGGGCCTGAAGGCCCAGAACGGCCGCATGCGGATCATCGCAGAGAATATCGCAAACGCCGATTCCACCGGGCGCACGCCGCAGGAGGATCCCTATCGGCGCAAGATCCCGACCTTCAGTGCCGAACTCGACCGCAACATCAAGGCCGAGGTGGTGGAACTGGGGCCGGTCGAGTTCGACCGCTCCGATTTCAAGACCCGCTATGAGCCCGGTCATCCGGCCGCCGACGAGCGCGGTTATGTGCGCACGCCCAACGTCAACACCCTGGTCGAGATGGTCGACATGCGCGAGGCGCAGCGCTCCTACGAGGCGAACCTCAACCTGATCAGCGCGACGCGGCGCATGCTGCAGAAGACCATCGAGATCCTGCGCGCCTGA
- the flhB gene encoding flagellar biosynthesis protein FlhB: MAEQNDDAEKTEDPTQKKLDDALEKGDVAKSQEVSTWFTMLGTGLVVALLAPGMADDLQAALRGYLAHSHQIPVDARGLGQLWRDTGLRIGAILALPLLLLLAAAVIGNIIQHQLIWSAERMKPKLSKISPLAGFKRLFSSESLVNFAKGLVKIAVVSGLMVAVLWPQRDTIDTMIFRDTIVMLEEVQILVLQLIAAILAFMTVVAALDYVWQRKKWFDKQKMSQREIKEEYKQTEGDPLVKGKIRQLRMERSRRRMMAAVPEATVVVTNPTHYAVALKYEQGMQAPICVAKGTDAVALRIREIARDNEVPVIENPPLARALFAAIDIDQEVPEEQYRAVAEVIGFVYRMRERRAWRS; the protein is encoded by the coding sequence ATGGCCGAACAGAACGACGACGCCGAAAAGACAGAAGACCCCACGCAAAAGAAGCTGGACGACGCGCTCGAGAAGGGCGACGTCGCCAAGAGCCAGGAGGTCTCGACCTGGTTCACCATGCTCGGTACCGGGCTGGTGGTGGCGCTGCTGGCACCGGGCATGGCGGACGACCTGCAGGCTGCGCTGCGCGGCTATCTCGCCCATTCGCACCAGATCCCTGTCGATGCCCGCGGCCTCGGCCAGTTGTGGCGCGACACCGGGCTGCGGATCGGCGCCATCCTGGCCTTGCCGCTTCTCCTGCTGCTGGCGGCGGCGGTCATCGGCAATATCATTCAGCACCAGCTCATCTGGTCTGCCGAACGGATGAAGCCGAAACTGTCCAAGATCTCGCCGCTGGCGGGGTTCAAGCGGCTGTTCTCGTCCGAAAGCCTCGTCAACTTCGCAAAGGGCCTGGTGAAGATCGCGGTGGTCAGCGGCCTGATGGTCGCCGTGCTGTGGCCGCAGCGCGACACGATCGACACGATGATCTTCCGCGACACAATCGTGATGCTGGAGGAGGTGCAGATCCTCGTGCTGCAGCTGATCGCGGCGATCCTGGCGTTCATGACCGTGGTTGCGGCTCTCGATTATGTCTGGCAGCGCAAGAAGTGGTTCGACAAGCAGAAGATGAGCCAGCGCGAGATCAAGGAGGAATACAAGCAGACCGAGGGCGATCCGCTGGTCAAGGGCAAGATCCGCCAGCTGCGCATGGAGCGGTCGCGGCGGCGCATGATGGCGGCGGTGCCGGAGGCCACGGTGGTGGTCACCAACCCGACCCACTACGCAGTGGCGCTGAAATACGAGCAGGGCATGCAGGCGCCCATCTGCGTCGCCAAGGGCACAGACGCGGTGGCGCTGCGGATCCGCGAGATCGCGCGCGACAACGAGGTGCCGGTGATCGAGAACCCGCCGCTGGCCCGTGCGCTCTTCGCGGCGATCGACATCGACCAGGAAGTGCCGGAAGAGCAGTATCGCGCGGTGGCAGAAGTGATCGGTTTCGTTTATCGAATGCGGGAACGCCGCGCCTGGCGCAGCTAG
- the fliQ gene encoding flagellar biosynthesis protein FliQ: MTGPEVLDIARQGIWTLIIVSAPPMVVGLMVGVVIALFQALTQIQEMTLVFVPKILAIFVTLIITLPFMGQALEAYTARIADLIVTGSG, from the coding sequence ATGACCGGGCCGGAGGTCCTCGATATCGCCCGCCAGGGCATCTGGACCCTGATCATCGTGTCCGCTCCGCCGATGGTCGTCGGCCTGATGGTGGGCGTCGTCATCGCCCTGTTCCAGGCGTTGACGCAGATCCAGGAGATGACCCTCGTCTTCGTGCCGAAGATCCTCGCCATCTTCGTGACATTGATCATAACGTTGCCCTTCATGGGACAGGCGCTCGAGGCGTACACGGCGCGCATCGCCGATCTCATCGTCACCGGCTCCGGATAG